GCAATAAGTTAAGTGTACCGACTTATTGTATTGTGACGTCATCAAGATGGCGTCCGTATTAGACGTCAAGTGGTTTTAGTATCGTTCTGTAGTATGTAGATATGtgcttttttaattgttttaaattaataaaaaaaatgtttcacaaATATTCTATGATGGCATAAAGATTTAATCTATGGTGCTATTTAGTTCGCGTAGTGTGTGCttagttgtttaatttttacgattaatttgaattaatgtatgtaaataatgttttaagttcATTTATACATTCGTtgggatttttattttctcatatcatatataaggtcttttgcttaatattttatatagggcGATaagatattcttttttttttttaccttgtAAATCAAGCACTCGCTCTCAACGAATGTACTCGGAGTTGGTTAAGAATTATCAAGTAAGTATGGTATCGAGTTTAGACATGTCTATGACTTGTGTTATGTCTATGACGGACAAACAAATTTCGCATTTTAATGCTAGTTGCTCTTATATATGTTACGTGgtactttgtaaatattgatgTTTCATGTTAGGAGCCGTTAAacgagatatttttaaatcgatagatttagttacaattaaaattattttcattattatctaaaattaacTCGAAATCCCTCCGTTAGATAGCCATTTTGTTTGTGAGATAAATCTTTActcatgatataaaataaacttcaattGTCAATCAACATTACTAAATACGTATTTAGACTTAGTGTGTAtactatatgtataatgttacAACGGCTTAGGGCACTGCCATGTGTAATGTGTGTGGTCTCGATGTGTACATAAGGCGGACTACTGTAGACTTACGAAACGTTCTCATGTgcgtagattttttttttgttactctgtatttataatattgatgtataataaatgttaaatgtcCATGATACTTTGCTCAACTGAATCGTGGAGCCCgtctgatataaataaagcGAATGAgactgattttatatttttattccatcaCCCATTAACATCCaccgataaaataaaagacgaATAAGTGACTTAACAAGAAGTATAAGTAAATAGTGCATTGAAACGTTACTAGATACGATTTTGTTACGTATAGTTCGGGAAGAAGACTTCCTGGCGCACGCTATCCTCGTATCTGTAGGGCGCTCTGGCTCGACCGCCGTCGTAAGCACTCTTCATTTCCTTGCCGCGGACTCGCTTTACATCCGGTTTTGGGTTCTCAGATAGCTTCTATAAGTTAACAATAACTTagaatgacataaaatataatgataccaATTTGATATGGTTAACAAAGCGTCGAGAAGCTTCCAGAGACTTGACCTTCAGTTATAAAGAATAACTGACGCGCTTccaaaaaataactataaactgAAATcgctaaataaattttgctagcatttaaaattaatacaaaaatctttgagattattaatataactgcTTCACCAAGCCTTAAACTGTGCAGTTTCGTTACATTcccattcttttttttatatatttgttgcaTATACAAATGAAAGTTGTTCCTGCTTTACACGAGCACAACACTAAGGAAACCTCTTACGTtcctcttaaaaatatttaactgcaCAAACGTGGCATTAAACTTAAACACCCTAAGTTTGGCGTAATAGCAATATgtcttttaaattgtatgtttaataatcTAAGTCACTGtactcaatattataattcatccAACAGAAatacgttgacattggcaaaatattgcacgattccagtgcgaatggagccttataaaaaaatatatattctaaaagtAAAATCACCCGCAATTGTTCGGTGTATTCCTGTGGTCGGCTGGCCGGCAGAGGTCTTATCATCATCCTGGTCTTCGATAGAGGCGAGTTCGGTCCTTTGAATGAGATCCAATAAACTGCTTGACCGTTGTTCTCCTCCGTTCCACTCATGTATTTACCGTTCAAGTTACTGTGCAATAAGAACTTGTCATAGATCAGATAAAAGGTAAAGTAAGTTGTCGAAGATTTGtgtaaagtttgttttatacaccaaaaattaacaaatagaGTCAAacggttaaaatataaactgaataatgtttatgaaatCTCGCTCGctgtataaaaaactatagcAAACAATGAACTCCTTTTCCCAAGCCAATGTTACCTTTTGTCACATTCCTTATACCACCAGGCACCGCCATGTTCAACCGCACACGAACCATCTTTCCATTCGTCGTTATCAATTTCATAGGTTGAAAATTTTTGACCGGCGTGATACGATAACGAGTCACCTTTAAGTcgaattacaaattaaataaacggataaataactcaatttttccaggttttcattcatataccTACGTTGGTACTACCGTTTACGATGATTTTAAAAGTCAATAAgtatactaaaaattaaatagtttgtaaGCAAATACAAGTAACGGAAACACGTACCGGCATTCCCTCGATAAGTACCTAGCGTACTTATCCTGTAGGACTCGTATTCAGGTCCGATAGTGAAAACGGAAAATGTAGCCGAAGCCTCCTGTCCGATTTGTGTCTCCATTTCCACTCTCAGCTCATATAATTTCTGATTAGTTAGATAATACACTTTCTCCAAACCGAGCCAGAACTCGCTGGCCAAGTTACCAAAACCGTGTTTGTATTCGTTccaatttttgtaaaaatcttGGGATCCGTCGAAACGATTTTGTATgacctttaaaaaaatgttcatttcaattttcatattGTACCCAATGATGTTGATATTTGTAACTCTGATTTTTATTACCGTCCACCCTCCACCAACAGTATTAAGATCACACAGCACATAGAAAGGCTCCATGTCTTCGGGCTTGATCTTGTATATGCCAGTGACGTTAAAACCTTGGGCTTGGATCTCTTGACAGTCGGTGGGATACCTCTCTGAACGATCGACACGACCCAATCTGAACATttaaagtacatttaaaataatatgttcagGTTTAAAGTAAAATGCCTACAATACTTGTCTCAGCAGTCCCCCATTAGAAAAATCAATGGATTAcgattaagttttaataatctcTTGCTTGCTTTATTTAGTGGCGGTAaatttagatctcattaggtaaataaagaaatttgattatataggaaatatataaacagatatatatttgtaaatttcacAGTTTATGTTatcataagaataacaaaaGGTGGCTTTGTTCTTtggtaacatttaaaaaacaataacaaaaacaatttgtggTTCAGGAATTTATCAATGACACTTACTTGCAATCACATTTCTTAGGTTTTTGTTCCATCAATACTCTTCTGAATTCACTGATTAAAGTTGTGGCGTCTAAGTTTCCAGTGATTTGAtcgtttcttaaaaatatatattatattaaattaaaaaaaaaaattataaaaacacatatagtaaatttaatttaacttaacattATCAAGGAAACAAGCTTTCGGTATAATTCAGTCGACTTACATAACTTTcatcgattttattttaattttaacgatgTTCTCATTtcttattctttaataaaatcgtaaaaaatattagaaaaactcAAGCCCAAACGAATTTCAtcgatttgtaataaaattagtgAAATTTTTCACAAACAGAATTTATGCTGGCAgagaaataacaattatagaaACGTATAAACACACTGATAGACAACGATTCGTAATATATTCATACCGAGTTCAATATtcagagaatattttaattaatataactacatacatatttagttCTTACTTGTTAAATGTCCTAAGTTTCTGCCGGTTTTTCACTTCCGATATGACCGCTGTTATAGCTTCGACACCATTCAACACAGATTTCATGTTCGTTTCCAAAAACGAGAGGCGACTGTCGAGAGCACCCTCCAAGTTGCAGTTGCCGTCCtccactaaaaaaataaaatatttccatgaTTTCatcaattcaatttaaatataaagacttcaatttacttttaattaatttacgcGGCATCATTTCGAGGACGTTCCCACCTTTATTTATGGGACCtagtttgttttcaaaataatattttagctgTCCCACGTCGGTCTTTAGCGTATCAAGACTTGTATCCGCTTTATCCGGACCCTGGTTTTGTAACGCCGTGTTGATTTCGGTCAAGCGTTTCAACATCAAATTCGTCTTCTCGTGTACTTCGATGTCTAGTCTGTTTAAACGAAAATCAATGCTTTCGATCTTTTTGAGATATCTCTCACTAGAAGTTATGGTTTCCATCAATCGTTCGAGCACTGCCTCGTCTGATGAGGTTGATTGCGGTAACCTAGTGAGGTTTTTTGCCCTCTTCGAGGTCAGCAAAGCATCGGTCAGTTCACTTTCATATTCCTTCTTCCACAAAGAACTATCCAAACGCTCATTTTTCCGTCTAGGGTGCCGATCTCGATTTGGTTCCGTTGACacgacataaaaatatattgcgaCCAGCAAAATTTTAGCGTTCCAAAACATTATGAACTGTGACCACTAAAGTCCATACGATAGTATATAACTGAGAAATGAGGAGTATCAgtgtgattttattatttaataaatgtgcTTTAAAGACAATATTCTCGTTTGAACGTTCAACAGTACACAAATGCCTCATGTTCCCAGCCTCATGATTCTCACTGATTTTTTCTCGTGCTTGTTTATACaaatcgttttaatataatgtcaatacatctttgttttcataaacaaCTCTTGTTTAAATGTCCATTCCACCatctttaattcattatttttgttattcattcattattattgagGAATGCTAGTGTTAGATACCTCCTTAGATGTTTATAGGAAGCTAgctgatatattaatttacttttaattgtttgcttttttttgtttagttaaatataaacaatacctaataataattatggtaATTGTCTTGGTTTACattaaacattcaaataaaatgccGTGAGAGATCTCACAAAttaatttggtatatttttttaagtttcaatttCCATAAatgattacaataataaaaagtaacataaaatttgatCAGCATTATTGCGTTTATTCTAgccttattatttgtttcgtcAGCAAAATCATatcttttacttattttttttttttttgttataactcTTAGATAAACGTTAAAAAGCAAGGCCGATGTATCAGACAACTGAGTCACTTAAAATAGAAGGAAAACAAGGGAAGACATTTAGCAAACCTCATGAATTTTCcgttagaaatttatattagcatgttagtaataaatcaaaaaatataaatatcgtacaAACCTCTTAATTTAGGTGGAGTCCCACTTTTCTGTGACACTGAATACTTCAACCTGTCCAGGTCGTGTTTGAGATTTTTGAAGGCTCTCTCCATCACTTCGGCTGGTGGGTTCTTCACGGCTCTTAAGACTTCCAACAGATATTTGAGTATTGAATTGGACCTCTCATGAAATATTGACTCTAAATGAGTCATTCTATCTTCAATCgtctctattatttttaagtatttctcGCTGGACATGAGAGATTCAACGAATTTTTCTACTACGATCTCTCCTTTAGTGTTCTGTCTCGTGGTTGGGGTCAGAACAGTGTCGTTATATTTCGAACCTCTCGAACTTTCTTCCTTGTACATTTCCAGATCCTCGTCCTCGTTGTGTTTGGGTGTAAAATGTTTTCCGCCGTAACAAAACGAAACATATAGGAATATTAAAGCTATAATTACATTAGACATCATCGTTGCCATGTGAATCGGCTGTAGAGTCCCACGCTGCAAGTTGTAATGATCGTCACTCGATACATACTTAAAAtgaagataagttattttaaaacattttcctcCTGCGGTCTCGAATGTTGTGACTTCTTTTCTAAATACTGGACACATGATCTATATTGTAATACTGGACacatctatattattttgcttacGAAAACGTGATCTTGTTTAAACCACAACTATCAATTGCTTTGAAAAGTAacttaaacaatgttttttttcttttttggttCGGAGAggtgtttttaaaaaacatatttgtatatatattaattaataatcttcacaaaatatatacggaggtagtttttttaattaaataatttattgtattacaatTTGCAAGGAAAATACTTTATAGCATGAAGAAGGAGGAAAATTTTTTCCCTTCTTagaaaaatcaaaatcaactaaaaaccattttaatacatcaaaactaaaaaaaaacgtcaATAAACTGCATGAAAAAATGTtctattttagtaattaataacacaaattCTAATACACAGATATAGCTTTTAATCTCTCAAAAGGAGGTGAAGACAGTTCTTTGTACTGAAAttagttttacaaaaattatcggGAATGTCTTTTTGTTAAACTTTACATCAGAGGTTCTAACTTAATGATACTTTTGAATCAAagacaaagttataaaaaacctttttacttCCAGTGGACACTTGTTCTACTTTttcgaaattttatttgacataaaatagaatgtctaatttttacaaataattttcaccGACCTTCATATAACATTAGACAATGACAGATGTGTACATAGGTCATAGACCAACAATTTAGTTCGGCACTATGAAAGTAGGAAAAATTTCTTGGAGCCCAGTCAGTACACCGGGCGGCTCCTGGTTTACTGTGGGTATCAATGTTATACAAATACTCTCAGCTTGTGAAAATAATTCGACGATTGATAGGATCGACATTtaggaaaatatttgtaattagatctaagattttcgcgagtattgatttaaatgaaactagtattattcggatttactacgcggattttattatttaaaaactacataatcccgacgtttcggttactttgcagcaaccgtgatcacgggcagacacctcgtccttaaataataaaatccgcgtagtaaatccgaataatactagtttcatttatttgtaattatttattttgtatatataatgcaatatttaacttttgagGGCGCAGTTCtattttcttctatttttttttatacgattCTAAGTTTCTTTGTCAACCATTTACTTaagcttaaattatttaatacgatACATCTTACcaatatattagatatatatacgttTGTTTGTGTGACGTacctacttaaataatttatattgtttgtagGAGGTCAGTGAATACAATTCGCCGTGGCTGTGAGAGTAATTAAGAATGACcagtattgttaattttaataatattattattacaataggGATGTATGTTTCACTATagagttgtatataaaattagacaGATGTTAGATAggatattgttttaagaataGCAAAGCAGAAGATTTTTGTACAAAAGCTGGAGAGTGacgtattgaaaatattatgcattacgaaaatattaaattatctttgtaCCCTGTAGCTACTAAGGTGTTCACCAtctcaaaaaataaatggttTTATGGTTACattaaaccaaaatttatCTGAATAACATTTCTGAATCACCAAAAGATTACAACGTAAATAAAGCAGAATGGATGACAGACTGCTAAAGCCTTATGTTTAGAGGTATACCCTCGTGTCTGTTAAAAAATTCAACCGTGACCTTCAGCAGAGTTAACGGCGACTGATTATCTATTTCATGATTTtcgaaattttcataatacgttttaaaacataaatctcTAATGGACggatatataaactttttaaccgacttaaaagaaaaatttaataggtacacttaaaatattttttttatatactttcctttttgtttgtgtttttaaatgaaattaaaatgaacactaatactttgtaaaaataaaaaaaaaatccgtttgatttttaaaccccaaaaaatatggaaatacaaatttttaaagtgtaacatgttctcaataaaattactttctttaGGCTGGTTATCAAATTAACTCCTGATAGCGTCCTTAATTTCTGTAGAAGTGGTCTCACAAAATTGCCAGGAGTTTACACAGTCAAACAAGACACATAATCATTTCCAGTTTTACATTCAAATAGGTACCAACGTTGACACTACCATGAGCGCATATTTGTCGAATGATAAATTGGTAAATCTGTATTTGGTCTGACAATGTATGATGTCTAATTAATGACTACAGGTCCCAGAAGTATTTCACAAAATTAGGGTTATAATTGTCTTGtagataattttgaataaaaaaaagtttagcCTTTTTAGCTTTTTCGTTTAATGAGTGTGGTACTCAGATAGCTTGTAGCTACTGTTATTAGCATCTAGTAACTGTCTCCGGAATTGCAATAACCTCAAACTTTgcgctttattatttaataagtctttttagataaattaacataCGCCACATTTTCTtagttttagatattttaaccTCGGACTTCTGTACACCGTGTTCCAAAAGTACTTGTCTGCTTTAATTAGTTACTATGTCTCAGTCGCTACGATTTACTCTTTActtgatttttgttttccaAAAAATTCTCATACCAATTTCGTAATCATTTTTtgtattctaaattatttccccaaatatattaactacTTTTTCTTAAACTAAAACTcatcaaaaatgtatttatcaaaAGTCCAAATTCatttaacgttttaattaaatttaaaagttaataaatttatttatccattTTCTCAGATTGTGATTTTGTTGTAGAAAGGTCTATGGTTTTTAGGTATAACGTTCTGTTAAAACGtcactttataatttgataacattgttacattttgaattataaacgtcaaaacaaaacaaacgaaaTTAATTGAGTAAAGTAGTAAGTATATATTCAACAACGTTATCTAGTATGTGCAACCTTATGTTGATAACACAACATAggctaatattttaatgtttgaccAGCTATTACATAATTCGTAACTTTAACTTCATTTGCCTCTAATTACTCTCGGTTTTAAcagttaattattgtaaaatgtttaaagtgcgttgttaaataattgaaaatttatattctatgttttattttactagaatatgtattgtttaaataactgtTGATATTACAGGGTCTCGTAGGTTTAGTAACAGGAGGCGCCTCGGGACTCGGCAGGGGAACCGCTGAACATTTGGTAAAGCATGGAGGGAGGGTCGTTATTTGTGACCTCCCAAATAGTAAGGGCCGTGAGACAGCAAAACAGCTTGCAGGAAATGCTGCTTTTGTGCCAGTTGATgttcgtttattatattattttaatgggtTATTAGAATGAGTGTA
This Danaus plexippus chromosome Z, MEX_DaPlex, whole genome shotgun sequence DNA region includes the following protein-coding sequences:
- the LOC116777138 gene encoding fibrinogen C domain-containing protein 1-like isoform X2 is translated as MFWNAKILLVAIYFYVVSTEPNRDRHPRRKNERLDSSLWKKEYESELTDALLTSKRAKNLTRLPQSTSSDEAVLERLMETITSSERYLKKIESIDFRLNRLDIEVHEKTNLMLKRLTEINTALQNQGPDKADTSLDTLKTDVGQLKYYFENKLGPINKVEDGNCNLEGALDSRLSFLETNMKSVLNGVEAITAVISEVKNRQKLRTFNKNDQITGNLDATTLISEFRRVLMEQKPKKCDCKLGRVDRSERYPTDCQEIQAQGFNVTGIYKIKPEDMEPFYVLCDLNTVGGGWTVIQNRFDGSQDFYKNWNEYKHGFGNLASEFWLGLEKVYYLTNQKLYELRVEMETQIGQEASATFSVFTIGPEYESYRISTLGTYRGNAGDSLSYHAGQKFSTYEIDNDEWKDGSCAVEHGGAWWYKECDKSNLNGKYMSGTEENNGQAVYWISFKGPNSPLSKTRMMIRPLPASRPQEYTEQLRKLSENPKPDVKRVRGKEMKSAYDGGRARAPYRYEDSVRQEVFFPNYT
- the LOC116777138 gene encoding fibroleukin-like isoform X1; this encodes MCPVFRKEVTTFETAGGKCFKITYLHFKYVSSDDHYNLQRGTLQPIHMATMMSNVIIALIFLYVSFCYGGKHFTPKHNEDEDLEMYKEESSRGSKYNDTVLTPTTRQNTKGEIVVEKFVESLMSSEKYLKIIETIEDRMTHLESIFHERSNSILKYLLEVLRAVKNPPAEVMERAFKNLKHDLDRLKYSVSQKSGTPPKLRVEDGNCNLEGALDSRLSFLETNMKSVLNGVEAITAVISEVKNRQKLRTFNKNDQITGNLDATTLISEFRRVLMEQKPKKCDCKLGRVDRSERYPTDCQEIQAQGFNVTGIYKIKPEDMEPFYVLCDLNTVGGGWTVIQNRFDGSQDFYKNWNEYKHGFGNLASEFWLGLEKVYYLTNQKLYELRVEMETQIGQEASATFSVFTIGPEYESYRISTLGTYRGNAGDSLSYHAGQKFSTYEIDNDEWKDGSCAVEHGGAWWYKECDKSNLNGKYMSGTEENNGQAVYWISFKGPNSPLSKTRMMIRPLPASRPQEYTEQLRKLSENPKPDVKRVRGKEMKSAYDGGRARAPYRYEDSVRQEVFFPNYT